In Synergistaceae bacterium, a genomic segment contains:
- a CDS encoding ribosome biogenesis GTPase Der — MAIVAIVGRPNVGKSSIFNRIIGKRSAIVDDQPGVTRDRLYGEAEWGGKSFYIVDTGGIMPSEAHPFMDLIAQQVDLAIDESVVIIFVVDGRDGITPMDKQIALKLRKSGKPVILAMNKLDNQKQEEDMLYEAYELGFDTVIATSAEHNKGFDEIQDVLVTLLPEEAEIEESSDEIRVTLVGRPNVGKSSLFNAIAGEKRSMVSDIAGTTRDVVDTLVEVDGTKFRFLDTAGLRRKSKVKSDIEYYSNVRTYQAIDRCQVALVLLDAQEPVTDQDKRLIGQVLERGKGLILVMNKWDLAPKESKIGDKMRDLLIDELPFAKYAPQIFISAISGRSLHKLPEMILSVENNRKRRISTSELNRLVREVLIFERMPGDGKGRSLKIYYCTQADGAPPAFIFFVNDITLSTRPFRRHLENIIRKMGDFSGVPIKIFMRNRE, encoded by the coding sequence ATGGCAATAGTCGCGATAGTAGGCAGACCAAATGTTGGAAAATCTTCAATATTTAATAGAATAATTGGAAAAAGAAGTGCGATTGTTGATGATCAGCCGGGAGTCACGCGCGACAGATTGTACGGTGAGGCTGAATGGGGCGGGAAGAGCTTCTACATTGTTGATACAGGTGGAATAATGCCTAGTGAGGCACACCCATTTATGGATCTTATAGCTCAACAGGTGGATTTGGCCATTGATGAAAGTGTTGTCATTATTTTTGTAGTTGATGGCCGCGACGGAATTACTCCTATGGATAAACAAATTGCCTTAAAATTACGCAAAAGTGGCAAACCTGTTATTCTTGCAATGAATAAGCTTGATAACCAAAAGCAAGAAGAGGATATGCTCTATGAAGCTTATGAGTTGGGTTTCGATACAGTAATAGCAACTAGTGCAGAGCACAACAAGGGATTTGATGAAATACAAGATGTTCTCGTAACTCTTTTACCTGAAGAAGCAGAAATAGAAGAGAGTTCGGATGAAATAAGAGTGACGCTGGTAGGACGTCCCAATGTGGGAAAATCTAGTCTTTTCAATGCTATTGCCGGTGAAAAACGTTCCATGGTAAGCGATATAGCTGGAACTACACGCGATGTTGTAGATACTCTAGTCGAAGTGGATGGGACTAAATTTCGTTTTCTTGACACAGCTGGTCTCAGAAGGAAAAGTAAGGTAAAGAGTGATATTGAATACTACTCAAACGTACGAACTTACCAGGCAATAGATAGGTGTCAAGTGGCCCTTGTTCTACTTGATGCACAAGAGCCTGTGACAGATCAAGATAAGCGTCTTATTGGACAAGTGCTTGAAAGAGGCAAGGGTTTAATTTTAGTAATGAATAAATGGGACCTTGCTCCCAAAGAGAGCAAAATAGGCGATAAGATGAGAGACCTTCTCATTGATGAGCTTCCTTTTGCAAAGTATGCTCCACAGATTTTTATTTCTGCAATTTCAGGTCGCAGCCTTCATAAGCTACCTGAAATGATATTATCCGTTGAGAATAACAGAAAGCGTAGAATTTCCACTTCAGAGCTGAATAGACTAGTAAGAGAAGTGTTAATTTTTGAACGTATGCCTGGAGATGGAAAAGGCCGAAGTCTAAAAATTTATTATTGTACTCAGGCAGATGGAGCACCTCCTGCATTTATATTTTTTGTAAATGATATAACATTGTCCACAAGGCCTTTTAGAAGGCACTTAGAGAATATCATTAGAAAAATGGGGGATTTTTCCGGAGTTCCGATAAAAATCTTTATGAGAAACAGAGAATAA
- a CDS encoding HU family DNA-binding protein, which yields MTKTDLVNAVAKAVEGLTKKKAAEVVEALFSGIHESLEKGEKVQIVGFGTFEVQKRAARQGRNPQDPKKVIQIPAKKVPVFRAGKALKEAVNN from the coding sequence GTGACAAAAACAGATCTAGTAAATGCAGTAGCAAAAGCAGTAGAAGGATTAACAAAAAAGAAAGCGGCAGAAGTAGTAGAAGCACTCTTCAGCGGAATCCATGAATCACTTGAAAAAGGTGAAAAAGTACAGATAGTCGGATTTGGTACATTTGAAGTTCAGAAGAGAGCTGCACGTCAGGGTCGCAACCCTCAGGATCCCAAGAAAGTTATCCAGATTCCTGCAAAGAAAGTACCTGTCTTCCGTGCAGGTAAAGCACTAAAAGAAGCTGTAAACAACTAA
- the rsmA gene encoding ribosomal RNA small subunit methyltransferase A — protein sequence MSKLPHFIHNTNIGQNFLRDHSVIDFIIERAALTEKDQVLEIGPGEGILTEALLSSECSSVCTLELDTRLKHVIEMLGIQNKKLTPLWGDAVQFDYENSLPWYPNKIIANLPYHITTPLLWVFLEKLVKHKLEYLLLMVQLESAQRITAPERNRERSPLGIMVEAMGTSKILRKVPPSAFRPQPKVNSCIIEIKLDKNLELPSNKSWRALLSRSFAQRRKTIVNNWIAGYEDLTKETAQNILEKHNLRTTTRAEELTLDNWLELLKEPAFLINE from the coding sequence ATGTCAAAACTACCACATTTCATACACAACACCAATATCGGACAAAATTTTTTGAGGGATCATTCCGTCATTGATTTTATTATTGAAAGAGCTGCTTTAACCGAAAAGGATCAGGTGTTGGAAATAGGCCCGGGGGAGGGCATTCTTACTGAAGCGCTTCTATCTTCGGAATGTTCGTCTGTATGCACCTTAGAGTTGGATACTAGGCTTAAACATGTAATAGAGATGTTGGGCATACAAAATAAAAAACTGACTCCTCTATGGGGAGATGCAGTTCAATTTGATTATGAGAACAGCTTGCCTTGGTATCCCAATAAAATTATTGCAAATCTTCCATATCATATTACAACGCCTCTACTATGGGTTTTTTTGGAAAAACTGGTAAAACATAAACTAGAATATTTACTTTTAATGGTTCAATTAGAATCTGCTCAGCGCATAACGGCTCCCGAAAGAAACAGAGAACGCTCGCCTCTTGGGATAATGGTGGAAGCGATGGGTACTTCTAAAATTCTCCGAAAGGTTCCACCTAGTGCATTTCGACCGCAGCCTAAGGTAAATTCATGTATTATAGAAATTAAGTTAGACAAAAACCTAGAACTTCCTTCAAATAAATCATGGAGAGCTCTGCTAAGTCGTTCTTTTGCCCAAAGAAGGAAGACGATTGTAAACAATTGGATTGCCGGATATGAGGATTTAACAAAAGAAACAGCTCAAAACATACTTGAAAAGCACAATCTAAGAACAACGACTAGGGCAGAGGAGCTTACGTTAGATAACTGGCTAGAGCTACTCAAAGAACCTGCGTTTCTTATAAACGAATAA
- the trmB gene encoding tRNA (guanosine(46)-N7)-methyltransferase TrmB, with product MFWNLSKIIVRENNSLPLDWKSLSSSGRIFVEIGFGNGEFLGYLAKAYPDVLVVGIEVSQLCALKGARLALFNALENVRVIHGDARFLLSRYFAPETVERVYMNFPCPWPKARHASRRVTVPIFADMLNYLLLPGGFFQLATDVDWYAEETSDTFSKCGAFDVDPIIKNPDRPYVTKYERKWKAMGKNTWLLTLHKNGKVLPNSDGVDNWEMEIEAESNKTLMAVLKEFDGAEGKVNEGKGHWVFRDSFISESKIGLLSVITADEGFEQHFYFKVIPSRKGFTIKIDSTGHPYRTPAMRAALHYALDLVSAQ from the coding sequence ATGTTTTGGAATTTAAGTAAGATAATAGTAAGAGAGAATAATTCTTTGCCGTTAGATTGGAAGTCACTTTCATCCAGTGGACGTATTTTTGTGGAAATTGGTTTTGGTAATGGTGAGTTCCTGGGATATTTGGCGAAGGCATATCCCGATGTTTTAGTAGTGGGAATCGAAGTATCACAATTATGTGCATTAAAGGGAGCCAGATTAGCACTTTTCAATGCTCTGGAAAATGTACGGGTAATTCATGGAGATGCACGTTTTTTGTTGAGCCGATATTTTGCACCGGAGACGGTTGAGAGGGTTTATATGAATTTCCCTTGTCCATGGCCTAAGGCTCGTCACGCCTCTCGAAGAGTTACTGTGCCGATTTTCGCTGACATGCTCAATTATCTCCTTCTCCCCGGTGGTTTTTTTCAGCTTGCGACAGATGTAGACTGGTATGCAGAGGAAACGTCTGATACTTTTTCTAAGTGTGGAGCCTTTGATGTCGATCCTATTATTAAAAATCCGGATAGACCCTATGTAACAAAATATGAAAGAAAATGGAAAGCTATGGGAAAAAATACTTGGCTTCTTACACTACATAAAAATGGCAAAGTATTGCCAAATAGCGACGGAGTTGATAATTGGGAGATGGAAATCGAAGCAGAGAGCAATAAAACATTAATGGCAGTATTAAAGGAATTTGACGGAGCCGAAGGGAAAGTGAATGAAGGCAAAGGACATTGGGTTTTTCGAGATTCTTTTATTTCTGAGAGCAAAATAGGTCTGTTATCCGTAATAACAGCAGATGAGGGTTTTGAACAGCACTTCTATTTTAAGGTTATCCCTAGCAGAAAGGGTTTTACTATAAAAATTGATTCGACAGGGCACCCGTACAGGACGCCTGCAATGAGGGCAGCCCTACATTACGCACTTGATTTGGTGTCTGCCCAATAA
- the coaD gene encoding pantetheine-phosphate adenylyltransferase, with protein MIRAVYPGSFDPITNGHIYIAERAASLFDELLIAVLVNPDKHSTFTEEERQIMSREALVHLPNVKVKYFNGLLVDFMRQEQSRIIIRGLRALSDFEYEFQLAQMNRQLAPEIETFFIATDAKYSYVSSRGVKDAFYFGGAVRDMVPPGVYRRLRERIKPKKLK; from the coding sequence ATGATAAGAGCTGTTTATCCTGGATCATTCGATCCTATAACAAATGGACACATATATATAGCCGAAAGAGCTGCGTCGCTTTTTGATGAGCTTCTTATAGCTGTGTTAGTTAACCCGGATAAACATTCTACTTTTACTGAGGAAGAAAGGCAGATAATGTCTAGAGAGGCCTTAGTGCATCTTCCGAACGTCAAAGTTAAGTATTTTAATGGGCTTCTGGTGGATTTTATGAGGCAGGAACAAAGTCGAATCATTATTAGAGGGCTTAGAGCTCTTTCAGATTTTGAATATGAATTTCAGCTTGCTCAGATGAATAGGCAGCTCGCTCCTGAGATTGAGACATTTTTTATAGCAACAGACGCAAAATACTCTTACGTTTCAAGCAGAGGAGTAAAGGATGCTTTTTATTTCGGAGGTGCGGTAAGAGATATGGTGCCGCCCGGTGTTTATAGACGCTTGCGTGAGCGTATTAAGCCTAAAAAACTTAAGTAA
- a CDS encoding nucleotidyltransferase family protein, which translates to MKIPIVGIIAEYNPLHNGHLYQIQKAKESSKAEAVVVVLSSNFVQRGEPSILDKWNRAQITINTGADLVLELPVVFSAHNAGVFASAATDILGSSGIVTHLSFGLEDPDWNTDIILSILNEEPADFKSLLKLSLGKGLSYVEARATALETMIAGSSEKLKKPNNSLALSYMLRLRQKKWKMQPIPIKRLGGGHHCNVLGEYSSSSAIRKAIAEGRSDEAMSFLPTESKEILRSAIADGDACIEYKKLWNLLRMLLIRSSAEEISKIAEVGEGIEYRLKKEALTSTSFNEWAEKCSSKRYTLGRIRRHAIHALIGLNHWENRAFQRIGPAYIRVLATNDKGKELLKKMKETSLLPVVTKYGEASRVSPYAQKMINYELLACELWSQLIPSEKFGEEHKRRIILKSE; encoded by the coding sequence ATGAAAATTCCTATAGTAGGAATAATTGCCGAGTATAACCCGCTTCACAACGGCCACTTATATCAGATACAAAAAGCTAAAGAGTCCTCTAAAGCCGAAGCTGTGGTTGTGGTCTTATCTTCAAATTTTGTACAACGAGGCGAACCCTCAATTCTGGACAAATGGAATCGCGCACAAATAACAATTAATACAGGTGCCGACTTGGTTCTTGAGCTCCCTGTAGTTTTCTCTGCACACAACGCAGGTGTATTCGCGAGTGCTGCAACTGACATCCTCGGCTCCTCAGGTATAGTAACACACCTTTCCTTTGGACTTGAAGATCCCGATTGGAACACCGACATAATCTTGAGCATTTTAAACGAAGAACCTGCAGATTTCAAGTCGTTGCTAAAACTTTCTTTGGGAAAAGGGTTGTCTTATGTAGAAGCCAGGGCTACAGCACTTGAAACAATGATAGCTGGAAGCTCTGAAAAGCTAAAAAAACCGAACAACAGCCTTGCTCTCTCATATATGTTAAGACTTCGCCAAAAAAAATGGAAGATGCAACCTATCCCCATAAAAAGGTTGGGCGGAGGACATCATTGCAACGTCCTGGGAGAATATTCCAGCTCTTCTGCAATACGGAAAGCAATTGCAGAGGGACGCAGCGATGAGGCTATGAGTTTTTTGCCTACGGAATCAAAAGAAATTTTACGTTCTGCAATAGCCGATGGCGACGCCTGTATAGAGTACAAAAAGTTGTGGAATCTTCTCCGGATGCTTTTGATACGCTCATCTGCCGAAGAAATTTCGAAAATCGCAGAAGTAGGAGAGGGCATTGAATATAGATTAAAGAAAGAGGCTCTGACAAGCACTTCATTTAACGAATGGGCTGAAAAATGTTCCAGCAAACGTTACACATTGGGAAGAATACGCCGTCATGCAATACATGCTCTTATCGGCCTTAATCATTGGGAAAACAGAGCATTTCAGCGCATAGGCCCCGCATACATCAGAGTATTGGCTACCAATGATAAAGGAAAAGAGCTATTAAAAAAAATGAAAGAAACATCTCTGTTGCCAGTTGTCACAAAATATGGTGAGGCTTCAAGAGTCTCGCCCTATGCTCAGAAAATGATAAATTACGAGCTTCTTGCGTGTGAATTATGGTCACAACTTATTCCAAGTGAGAAGTTTGGGGAAGAGCATAAACGAAGAATTATTTTAAAGAGTGAATAA
- a CDS encoding acetate kinase — MKNLVINCGSSSVKYQLFDMTTEKVLTQGLVERVGIPGSGIKHTKTGMETLARVVDFPTHKEAVQYVLNLLVDPVYGAIKTFDEITAVGHRIVHGGETLIKPTLVTEKVINELEKIIPLAPLHNPGHLQGIHAIMEILSDVPNVIVMDTAFHQTMPPKAFIYGIDYKYYEENQIRKYGFHGTSHDYVSSRAAEILGKPLKDLKVITCHLGNGSSISAIKDGKCIDTSMGLSPIEGVVMGTRSGDVCPGVLLFLMRQLRDVDLVSNAIQNKGGLLGISGVSSDLRDVELAAEKGNKRAALAQDKLIYGVQKYIGAYTAAMDGVDVIVFTAGIGENGVAFREKVCSKLGFLGVKIDTEKNNCRGKEVIFSTPDSKVTVMVIPTDEELTIARETQKCVEANK; from the coding sequence ATGAAAAATCTTGTTATCAACTGCGGCAGTTCCTCTGTCAAATATCAACTGTTTGACATGACAACAGAAAAAGTCCTAACACAAGGGCTTGTAGAGAGAGTCGGTATTCCTGGCTCAGGTATTAAGCACACAAAAACAGGTATGGAAACCTTGGCTAGAGTGGTAGATTTCCCTACACACAAAGAGGCGGTTCAGTATGTTCTAAACTTGTTGGTGGACCCTGTTTATGGAGCCATAAAAACATTTGATGAAATCACTGCTGTTGGGCACCGTATCGTCCATGGAGGAGAGACACTTATAAAACCTACCCTAGTAACGGAGAAAGTTATTAATGAATTGGAGAAAATTATCCCACTTGCTCCGTTGCATAACCCCGGTCATCTTCAGGGAATACATGCAATTATGGAAATTCTTTCCGATGTGCCAAACGTAATAGTTATGGATACCGCATTTCATCAGACTATGCCTCCAAAAGCTTTTATTTATGGAATAGATTATAAATATTACGAAGAAAACCAGATTCGCAAATATGGATTTCACGGTACAAGTCACGACTACGTATCAAGCAGAGCAGCAGAAATCCTTGGCAAACCACTGAAAGATCTTAAAGTCATTACTTGTCATTTAGGAAATGGAAGCTCAATTTCAGCGATAAAAGACGGCAAATGTATTGACACCAGCATGGGATTAAGCCCGATAGAAGGAGTAGTCATGGGAACACGCAGCGGGGACGTATGTCCGGGAGTGCTTTTATTCCTTATGAGACAGCTTAGAGACGTGGATCTTGTGAGTAATGCAATACAGAATAAGGGCGGGTTATTGGGTATTTCCGGAGTGTCCAGCGATCTTCGTGATGTTGAATTGGCAGCAGAAAAAGGAAATAAAAGAGCTGCACTGGCACAGGACAAACTCATATATGGCGTCCAGAAATATATAGGAGCATATACCGCTGCAATGGACGGCGTTGACGTTATAGTTTTCACTGCGGGTATTGGAGAAAACGGTGTTGCTTTCCGAGAAAAAGTATGTTCAAAATTAGGATTTTTGGGAGTTAAAATAGATACAGAGAAAAATAACTGTCGTGGAAAAGAAGTTATATTCAGCACACCAGATTCCAAGGTCACTGTGATGGTTATTCCCACCGACGAGGAACTTACAATTGCACGAGAAACACAAAAGTGCGTGGAGGCAAATAAATAA
- a CDS encoding DUF177 domain-containing protein encodes MPCSRCLELTKVQINANLKYIFSLKPSREDNEEDDLDRDMQEDLIILETWDEKIDLIPLIWETLLSGLPAVELCSKECKGLCPNCGENLNKATCNCKKEEGDPRFDILRPFIEKEK; translated from the coding sequence ATGCCTTGCTCTAGATGTCTTGAATTAACAAAGGTTCAGATTAATGCGAATTTGAAATATATATTTTCTTTAAAACCAAGTAGAGAAGATAATGAGGAAGACGATCTTGATCGTGATATGCAGGAAGATCTTATTATCTTGGAAACATGGGATGAAAAAATAGATTTAATACCATTAATCTGGGAGACTTTGCTTTCAGGCTTACCTGCGGTGGAGTTATGCTCAAAAGAATGTAAGGGGCTTTGTCCTAACTGTGGTGAAAATTTAAATAAAGCGACTTGTAACTGCAAAAAAGAAGAGGGTGACCCAAGATTTGATATTCTTCGCCCTTTTATAGAAAAAGAAAAATAA
- the rpmF gene encoding 50S ribosomal protein L32: MATPKRRVSHSRTNKRKAQWLGALEEPTLTTCTHCGETVQTYRACSACGYYKGKQVVKISEKNDTENE, from the coding sequence ATGGCAACTCCAAAAAGAAGGGTATCTCACTCCCGTACAAATAAACGTAAGGCGCAGTGGCTCGGAGCTCTTGAGGAACCAACGTTGACCACTTGTACACACTGCGGAGAAACAGTACAGACATATCGTGCTTGCTCTGCTTGCGGCTATTACAAAGGTAAACAAGTAGTAAAAATTTCCGAAAAAAATGATACAGAAAACGAATAA
- the fapR gene encoding transcription factor FapR, with protein sequence MRSEIKRQRHKQLIDLVNSSPLLTDKEIAAMLGVSLGTVRLDRGTLSIPEVRERTRLMAEQATSRLKSMRTEEVIGDLVGLEPNKGALSVLFATRDTAFRHTDFVGDYFIYAQAASLAIATIDEELVVVGSARLKYNRPAYIGEKILARSKVGVHKGNKYVVSVRSTVDNREIFVGRFVVVSKESSNNMGAKK encoded by the coding sequence ATGCGTTCAGAAATTAAAAGACAACGTCATAAACAACTAATAGACTTAGTTAATTCTTCTCCTCTTTTGACAGATAAAGAGATAGCAGCGATGCTTGGAGTAAGTTTAGGTACAGTACGCTTGGATAGAGGAACTCTTTCAATTCCTGAGGTCAGAGAGCGTACCCGTCTTATGGCTGAACAGGCAACAAGTCGCTTGAAATCAATGAGAACGGAAGAAGTTATAGGCGACCTTGTTGGATTGGAGCCAAATAAGGGAGCACTTTCCGTTCTTTTTGCTACGAGAGATACAGCTTTTCGTCATACAGACTTCGTAGGAGATTACTTTATTTATGCTCAGGCAGCATCCCTGGCCATTGCAACAATAGATGAAGAGCTAGTTGTGGTAGGCTCTGCCAGGTTAAAATATAACCGACCGGCATATATAGGGGAAAAAATCCTAGCCCGTTCAAAAGTTGGTGTCCATAAGGGGAATAAATATGTTGTAAGTGTGCGTTCTACAGTTGACAATAGAGAGATATTTGTAGGACGTTTTGTTGTTGTTTCAAAAGAATCTTCTAATAATATGGGGGCAAAAAAATGA
- the plsX gene encoding phosphate acyltransferase PlsX, with protein sequence MIIALDAMGGDYAPEEPCHAAIYACTKKPKLNIALVGDRNKIEPFLEKVDSEVRSRLKIVHAEEVIDGADSPSLSIRRKKNSSLVVAFEMVRAGEASGIVSAGNTGAIAAGGVLLLGRIPGIDRPGFGAVLPVLNRPTLLMDVGATVRCKPINLFQFAHMASIYMKLFRGVENPSIRLLCNGEEITKGDDVISAARTLIENSPLNFQGYAEGSDLPNGIADIVICDGFSGNILIKFGEGLGELLKGQLKEEYTNHLLPKIGMFFMLPAMKRVLGRFDWEKAGGSPLLGVNGTVIKVHGRSKRKPIAHALLGAANFIAKNGVERIREEIAKENLK encoded by the coding sequence ATGATAATAGCTCTTGATGCAATGGGCGGAGATTATGCGCCGGAGGAACCGTGCCATGCCGCGATTTATGCTTGTACTAAAAAACCAAAATTAAACATTGCTTTAGTTGGAGATAGAAATAAAATAGAACCTTTTTTAGAAAAAGTGGATTCGGAAGTTAGGTCAAGATTAAAAATAGTTCACGCAGAAGAAGTTATTGACGGTGCCGACTCTCCATCTCTTTCTATAAGGAGAAAAAAGAACTCAAGTTTAGTTGTAGCATTCGAAATGGTCAGAGCAGGTGAAGCATCAGGAATTGTTTCAGCTGGAAATACAGGGGCTATTGCAGCAGGAGGAGTTCTTTTGCTGGGAAGAATACCTGGTATTGATCGTCCCGGTTTCGGTGCAGTTCTTCCTGTTCTAAACAGACCGACACTGCTAATGGATGTAGGTGCAACAGTTCGCTGTAAACCAATTAATTTGTTTCAATTTGCTCATATGGCTTCAATTTATATGAAACTTTTCAGAGGGGTAGAGAACCCTTCTATTCGGTTACTCTGTAATGGTGAAGAAATAACAAAAGGAGATGATGTTATTTCTGCAGCTCGGACACTCATAGAAAATAGCCCTTTGAATTTTCAGGGATATGCAGAGGGGAGTGATTTGCCAAACGGTATAGCGGATATCGTTATATGTGATGGGTTTAGCGGTAACATTTTAATCAAGTTTGGCGAAGGACTTGGAGAATTATTAAAGGGACAGCTTAAAGAAGAATACACGAATCATTTACTTCCTAAGATAGGAATGTTTTTTATGTTGCCCGCAATGAAAAGAGTTTTGGGACGCTTTGATTGGGAGAAAGCCGGAGGCTCTCCCCTTCTAGGAGTTAATGGTACCGTAATAAAAGTTCATGGTCGTTCTAAGCGTAAGCCCATAGCACATGCTCTACTTGGAGCAGCCAACTTTATAGCAAAAAACGGTGTGGAAAGAATTAGAGAAGAAATAGCAAAGGAAAACTTAAAATGA
- a CDS encoding ketoacyl-ACP synthase III encodes MTIFHGRKAKISGTGIYIPEKIMENKDFEKFLDTSDSWIYERTGIKVRHFAAEDERCSDLAYNAAVEAMKDAKISPDKLDMIIVASNTPDSTFPSMSCKVQGRLGAVNAGAFDLLAGCVGGIAGIQTAVAGISSGLWNNVLVIGTEKFKDYVDWTDRRTCILFGDGAGACVVSLSEEGRGRFISSKITADGTRHDLLTNEPEKPGDPHLLRMKGQDVFKYVSINLPKFIETLCEDSKIKPQDVDFWILHQANTRILDSVFKRIGVSVDKALYNLDRYGNTSAASVMIALDESMKNGHIKRGDKVCFVAFGAGMTLGGLIYEA; translated from the coding sequence ATGACAATATTTCATGGAAGAAAAGCCAAAATATCCGGAACCGGAATTTATATACCAGAAAAGATAATGGAAAACAAGGATTTTGAGAAATTTCTTGATACGAGTGACAGTTGGATATATGAAAGAACCGGCATAAAAGTGCGTCATTTTGCAGCTGAGGATGAGCGTTGTAGCGATTTAGCCTACAACGCCGCAGTAGAAGCAATGAAAGATGCAAAGATATCACCCGACAAACTGGACATGATAATAGTTGCTTCCAACACGCCGGATTCAACTTTTCCTAGTATGTCATGTAAAGTACAGGGTAGGTTAGGAGCAGTAAATGCCGGAGCATTTGATCTTTTGGCAGGTTGTGTAGGAGGTATTGCAGGAATTCAAACGGCTGTGGCTGGGATATCATCAGGGCTTTGGAATAATGTGCTTGTTATAGGAACAGAGAAATTTAAAGATTATGTTGATTGGACAGACAGAAGAACATGCATATTATTTGGAGATGGTGCCGGAGCATGTGTTGTATCTCTTTCAGAGGAAGGAAGGGGACGTTTTATTTCTTCCAAAATAACAGCTGATGGAACAAGACATGATCTTCTGACAAATGAACCGGAAAAACCTGGAGACCCTCATCTCTTAAGAATGAAGGGACAAGATGTGTTTAAGTATGTTTCTATAAATTTGCCTAAATTTATAGAAACCTTGTGTGAGGATTCAAAAATCAAACCGCAAGATGTGGATTTTTGGATTTTGCATCAAGCCAATACCAGAATCCTCGATTCTGTATTTAAACGTATAGGGGTTTCTGTTGATAAAGCGTTGTATAATTTAGATAGGTATGGCAATACGTCCGCTGCATCCGTAATGATTGCCCTTGATGAATCAATGAAAAACGGACATATAAAACGAGGTGACAAGGTTTGCTTTGTCGCTTTTGGAGCCGGGATGACCTTAGGAGGTCTGATTTACGAAGCTTAG
- a CDS encoding enoyl-[acyl-carrier-protein] reductase FabK: MFENNRVSQLLKVKVPVLQGGMAWVADADLAAAVSNAGGLGIIAAGTMPAELLEEEILKILKLTDKPFGLNIMLMSPTVNDAIEIAAKYKIPVVTTGAGLPGKVIERLKPLGTVIAPVIASVAHAERVVKQGADAVIAEGNEAGGHIGEINTMVLIPQVVDAVKVPVIAAGGIADGRGLLAAFVLGAEGVQVGTRFVCATESNVHENYKMKIIKANDRATVVTGHTLGHPVRALKNKLIKSFEIAEKNAASAEEIEALGAGKLRVAVQEGDVDLGSFMAGQSAGLVKKCEPAASIIEDMISGAREQARIIEGFIK; this comes from the coding sequence TTGTTTGAAAATAATAGAGTTTCGCAACTATTAAAAGTTAAAGTTCCTGTTTTACAGGGAGGAATGGCATGGGTAGCTGATGCGGATTTGGCAGCAGCGGTTAGTAATGCTGGCGGCTTAGGAATTATAGCTGCAGGGACAATGCCTGCGGAACTTTTAGAAGAAGAAATATTGAAAATTTTAAAACTGACTGACAAACCTTTTGGATTGAATATAATGCTCATGTCGCCAACTGTGAATGATGCGATTGAGATTGCTGCAAAATATAAGATACCTGTTGTTACAACAGGAGCGGGGCTTCCTGGTAAGGTAATTGAAAGGCTTAAGCCTCTGGGTACAGTAATAGCACCTGTAATTGCCTCGGTTGCACACGCAGAACGTGTAGTTAAACAAGGGGCTGACGCCGTTATAGCTGAAGGTAACGAAGCTGGAGGGCATATAGGTGAAATAAATACAATGGTTTTAATTCCACAAGTAGTAGATGCTGTGAAAGTTCCGGTTATAGCTGCCGGAGGGATAGCAGATGGGCGTGGATTGTTAGCTGCTTTTGTTTTGGGAGCAGAGGGTGTTCAAGTAGGAACGCGTTTTGTATGTGCTACGGAGAGTAATGTGCATGAAAATTATAAAATGAAAATCATAAAAGCAAACGACAGAGCAACTGTTGTTACGGGGCACACTCTGGGACATCCTGTAAGAGCTTTAAAAAACAAATTAATTAAATCTTTTGAAATAGCAGAGAAGAATGCTGCGTCAGCAGAGGAAATTGAAGCTTTGGGAGCTGGAAAGTTAAGAGTAGCAGTGCAAGAAGGCGATGTTGATCTAGGTTCTTTTATGGCCGGGCAGTCAGCCGGGCTTGTTAAAAAATGTGAGCCTGCTGCTTCTATAATAGAAGATATGATAAGTGGAGCCAGGGAACAGGCGAGAATAATCGAGGGGTTCATAAAGTGA